GGGCGTGACCGCGTCGATGACCGATTCGTCGTTGTAGACGACGAGGCCGAGCGCGACAACGACGAGCATCCCGTTCGTAATCGTCGCGACCACGTCGCTCGAAAGGTCTTGCGTCGCAACCTTCGTGAGGGGGGCGACGAGGGTGTAGGAACCGAGCGCGAGAAGGGCGTACCAGACGTAGTTCATCGTCACTCTCTCAGAACTGGTCGTTTAGATGTGTGTCTACTCGCTCGTGGTTGGGGCCGTGGTGTCGTGTGCCGCACTCACAGAGCGGATGGCGAGCGCGAGTGCGACGGCGACGGCGGCGAGCGCGGCAACGAGGTAGAAAGCGAGGCCGACACCCGCCACGTCGATGACGTACCCGAACACGGGTGGGCCGATGGCCCCGCCTGCCGAGATGCCAATGGTCATGAGCGCGAAGTTCTTGCCCACGTCTTTCCGGGCCGAGGCGCGGTCGGTCAGCTTCGCCCGGGCGGGACGACTTACGTCGATGGTACTCGCGAGGACGAGGACCAGTGCGAGCGCGAGCAGAACGGGAACCGACCCGGAGGCGAGCACCGCCGCGAGCACGGCAAGCGCACCGTACCCGGCGAGCAGGACGTTATCCGTGAGGGTGCGGTCTGTGACCCACCCGCCGAGCAGGATGAAGCCGGCCCCGACGGCGAGCATGGCCGAGGAGGCGAGGCTGGCGTCTGCGGGGGCGAAGCCGTACCCGGCGGCGAGAAGCGTCTGGGAGTAGGTCCGAACCCCCCACGCCGCGAGCGAACTCACGAACCAGAGCGTCGTGAGCAGGAGGATGACCGGCGTCGTGATGAGCGTCCGCAGTTCGCTCGCGAAACTCGGGGCGATGGCGTCGGGTTTCGACGCCTCAGCCGGCGGATGGGTCACGTCGCGCCCGACGTACCGGGCGAACGCGCCGAGGCAGACGACGGCATAGAGGCCGCCGAACAGAGCGATGGCGAGGAACGCCTCGCGCCAGCCAAACCCAAGCACCAGCGCGAGCGGGACGAGAGCGAACGGCGCGGCGAGGCCGAGCGCGCCGGTGAAGCCGTGGACGCTGTACGCCCGGCCGCGTTTGCCCTCTGTCGTCGCAGCGGCGAGCAGCGGGTAGTGGGCAGGGTGGTGGCCCGCGACGCCGATGCCGAGGACCACCTGCGAGACGAGCAACCACTCGTAGGTCGGGGCGATCGCGGCGAGAAACGCGCCAAGTGCGCCAAAGCCGAGCGACAGCGAGAGGACGAGTGTCCGACTGTGCGCGTCAGAGAGGTAGCCGTAGGGCAGTTGCAACAGGGTGACAACGGCCCCGAGGACGCCCACGGCGAGTCCTAACTGGGCCGTGGAGACGGAAAAGACAGGCCCGAGCAGCGCGAAGGCTGGCGGCAAGAGCATGAGATACATGTGATTCACGAAGTGTGAACCGCCGACGAGTGAGACGACGAGCGACGACTCGTCTGTGCCGAGGGGTGCGCGAGGAGGTGACACGATGGATACAGGTCGTAGTTCAGGGGGCTTAGCCCTCTCGACTGTGACAAACCCACTCGTGAAGGCTAGTGATTTTACGCTCCGCTGCGAACCTCCGAATATGAGTCAGTTCACCGTCGCCGCCTGCCAGCTCGACTCCCGAGACGACAAGGAGGACAACGTCCGCCGGGCGCTCTCGTTCGTCGACGAAGCCGCGAGCAAAGACGCAGACATCGTCGCGTTTCCCGAGATGTTCCCGTACATCGGGCCGAAAGACGCCTTCTCCGACGTCGCAGAGGAGATTCCCGGGTCGCTCACCGAACGCCTCGCCGCTCGCGCCGAGGACTACGGGATGTACATCCACGCCGGGAGTATGTTCGAACCAGCGGACGACGGGCGAGTGTACAACACCACGGCCCTCATCAACCCCGACGGCGACATCGCCGCGACCTACCGCAAGGTCCACCTGTTCGACATCGACGTGCCCGGGGGCGTCACCTACCAGGAATCAGAGCGCGTCGCCGCCGGGAACGAGGCCGTCGTCGCGGAGACCGCCCTCGCGAACTTCGGGCTCTCTATCTGCTACGACCTGCGCTTCCCCGAACTGTTCAGCACGCTCGCGCGAAGCGGCGCAGAAGTCATCTTCCTCCCGGCCGCGTTCACGCTCTTTACCGGGAAAGACCACTGGGAACCGCTGCTTCGCGCACGCGCCATCGAGAGCCAATGCTACGTCGTCGCGCCAGCACAGATTGGTGAGAAACCAAAATCCGCCCAGACGTACGGCAAAACGATGGTCATCGACCCGTGGGGCAACGTGGTTCGTCAGGCAAGCGACCGGGAGGAACTCATCACCGCGCCGATAGACCTCGATTACGTCGCAGACGTTCGCCGGGATTTACCGTCGCTTCAGCACAAACGCGACGACGTGTACTTCTGAGTCAGGTCGTCTGCGCCTCGTAGGCGGCCGGGTCGAGCAGCGCTTCGAGCTCTGCGTCGTCCGCGAGGTCGAGGGTGACGAACCAGCCGTCGCCGTACGGGTCGTCGTTTACGAGTTCTGGTGCGTCGGTCAGATCGTCGTTTACCGCCTCGACCGTGCCCGAAACCGGCGCGTACACGTCGGAGACGGCTTTGATGGACTCGACCACGCCGAACTCGGTCGTCCGGGCGTCTCGCTCGGCGTGGCGCTCCCGGAGTGGTGGTTCGGGAAGAGTCATCACTCGAGTGCTGTTTCGTACTCGAACACGCCGTCGAAGGCGCGTTCGAGGATGCCTTCTAAGTCCTCGCACGTCGTGACGCGCGGGTTGCCGGTGAGACTCCCGTCTTCGAGGGCTTGCTCTGCGAGTTCGGGAATCGCCTCACGCTCTGCGTCCGTCTCGGAAAGCGTTCGGGGAATGCGAACGTCGTCGCCGAGTTGCCGCGTGGCGCGGACGGCCTTGTACCCCTCATGGCGAGCTGGGGCCTCCTCGTCGACTGATTCTCCGAGTGCAGCCGCGATGTCGGTCAGTTTATCTGGTACCTGCGGGAGGTTGAACTCCATCACGTAGGGCAGGATAATCGCGTTCGCGAGACCGTGTGGGACGCCGAATTTTCCGCCGACCTGATGGGAGAGGGCGTGGACCGCGCCGAGGCCAGCACCGTTGAACGCCATTCCCGCCTG
This sequence is a window from Haladaptatus sp. QDMS2. Protein-coding genes within it:
- a CDS encoding MFS transporter → MSPPRAPLGTDESSLVVSLVGGSHFVNHMYLMLLPPAFALLGPVFSVSTAQLGLAVGVLGAVVTLLQLPYGYLSDAHSRTLVLSLSLGFGALGAFLAAIAPTYEWLLVSQVVLGIGVAGHHPAHYPLLAAATTEGKRGRAYSVHGFTGALGLAAPFALVPLALVLGFGWREAFLAIALFGGLYAVVCLGAFARYVGRDVTHPPAEASKPDAIAPSFASELRTLITTPVILLLTTLWFVSSLAAWGVRTYSQTLLAAGYGFAPADASLASSAMLAVGAGFILLGGWVTDRTLTDNVLLAGYGALAVLAAVLASGSVPVLLALALVLVLASTIDVSRPARAKLTDRASARKDVGKNFALMTIGISAGGAIGPPVFGYVIDVAGVGLAFYLVAALAAVAVALALAIRSVSAAHDTTAPTTSE
- a CDS encoding carbon-nitrogen hydrolase family protein is translated as MSQFTVAACQLDSRDDKEDNVRRALSFVDEAASKDADIVAFPEMFPYIGPKDAFSDVAEEIPGSLTERLAARAEDYGMYIHAGSMFEPADDGRVYNTTALINPDGDIAATYRKVHLFDIDVPGGVTYQESERVAAGNEAVVAETALANFGLSICYDLRFPELFSTLARSGAEVIFLPAAFTLFTGKDHWEPLLRARAIESQCYVVAPAQIGEKPKSAQTYGKTMVIDPWGNVVRQASDREELITAPIDLDYVADVRRDLPSLQHKRDDVYF